GCCGGGGTGACTCCCCGAGGTCGGCGCTTGGTGTAGCGGTTGCGGACGCGGTGGAAGGGCCCTACAAGGATCTCGGAATTCTGCTCAAGTCCGGAATGGATGCGACCGAGCCGCTTGCGGACGGCAGCTACTACGATGCGACCATCCATCCGAATGCGGTAGATCCGGACGTATTCTACGACAAGGATGACAATCTTTGGATGGTGTACGGCTCTTATTCGGGCGGCATATATATCCTGAAGATGGATCCGGAATCGGGAAAGCCGGAACCGGGACAGGGATACGGCAAGAAACTGCTCGGGGGCAATCACGCCCGAATCGAAGGGCCTTTCATGCTGTACAGTCCGGAAACAAAGTACTACTATTTGTTCCTCTCCTACGGCGGGCTTGACGCAAACGGCGGATACAACATCAGGGTCGCACGTTCCAAAAATCCGGATGGTCCATTCGTCGATACCGAAGGTAACGATATGGCTCACGCTATGGGAGCGCCCGGTACATTGTTTGACGACCGGTCCATTGAGACTTACGGCGCCAAATTGATGGGCAATTTTCAATGGATCGGCAAGGACGGTGAGGAAGGCGGCGGTTACGTCTCTCCGGGCCACAACTCCGCTTATTATGACGAGGAAAGCGGCAAGTATTACCTCATTTTTCATACCCGGTTTCCGAATATGGGCGAAACGCACAATGTTCGCGTCCATCAAATGTTTTTGAACGAGGACGGCTGGCCTGTCGTTGCGCCGCACCGTTATGCGGGAGAAACGACCGGGAAGTACGGCAAGAAGGACTTGGCCGGTGCATATAGACTGGTCAATCATGGAAAGGACATATCGGCCGATAT
This is a stretch of genomic DNA from Paenibacillus sp. sptzw28. It encodes these proteins:
- a CDS encoding glycoside hydrolase family 43 protein; this encodes MLAVILLVVGCADFRSAEGGDSKIEPPVFGEVTVHDPSIVKVDDMYYIFGSHLASAKSADLKAWTQVSTDVSSGNVLIPDPFLELKETFDWAQTRTLWAADVIQLKDGRFYMYYNACRGDSPRSALGVAVADAVEGPYKDLGILLKSGMDATEPLADGSYYDATIHPNAVDPDVFYDKDDNLWMVYGSYSGGIYILKMDPESGKPEPGQGYGKKLLGGNHARIEGPFMLYSPETKYYYLFLSYGGLDANGGYNIRVARSKNPDGPFVDTEGNDMAHAMGAPGTLFDDRSIETYGAKLMGNFQWIGKDGEEGGGYVSPGHNSAYYDEESGKYYLIFHTRFPNMGETHNVRVHQMFLNEDGWPVVAPHRYAGETTGKYGKKDLAGAYRLVNHGKDISADIKPSAAITLESDGTITGALAGTWKLSDGNKAAVTLDGIAYTGVFVRQWDDAAQTETMAFTVLSEGGTAVWGSRVYDRMEQTN